A segment of the Asinibacterium sp. OR53 genome:
AGAAAGCGGCGTGCGGACCACCATATCCCATCGGAACGCCAAAACGTTGTGTGTTGCCAACGGCCACATCTGCACCCAGTTCTCCGGGAGGAGTGAGTAAAGTGAGTGCCAATATATCGGTGGCCATGATCACCAATCCGCCTGCTGCATGCACCTGTTCAATGAAAGCGCGCTGGTCTTCAACAGCACCGTGACTATTGGGGTATTGCAGGATGGCACCAAAATAAGTATTGTCCAGAGACGCAGTATGATAATCGCCATATACCAGTTCAATACCAATGGGTGTTGCCCTGGTAACCAATACGTCTTTGGTCTGTTGGAAAATGCTATTGTCAACAAACAACCTGGGTTTGCTGATCACATCCGTTTTATTCAGGTGATGAAAGATCATGGCCATGGCTTCTGCGGCGGCAGTGGCTTCATCGAGCAATGAAGCGTTGGCTATGGGCAGTCCCGTGAGATCAGCCACCATGGTCTGGAAGTTCAACAGGCTCTCTAACCGGCCCTGTGAAATCTCGGCCTGGTAAGGGGTGTACTGTGTGTACCATCCCGGGTTCTCAAAAACGTTGCGGAGAATGACACTGGGTGTGATAGTGCCGTAATAACCCTGACCAATATAATTTTTATACACCTTGTTTTTGGCCGCTACTTTTTTCAACTCGCTGAGGTATTCAAACTCACTGATGGCCGCGGGAAGATCGAGTGGCTTTTTAATACGAATGGCATCAGGAACGGTTTTGCCAACCAGCTCTTCCAGTGTAGAGGCGCCGATGGTCTTTAACATGGCTTGGGTGTCTTGTTCACCGGGACCAATATGCCTGTGTTGAAATTCAACGGACTGTTCTTCAAATAACTTCATAGCAATAGCTGTTTTTTCAGACGCCGCAAAGGTAAGATGATATACTGTTAAAAAAACGCTGTCGTAACCGGCTGGGGAAAAGCCGGGCCTAACCGGTGAGAATGGTATCTTTGTCATCGACCGAAAACCAGTGAATGGATGCAATCAACATGGATAATTGGGAGAAAAAGTCTGCCGAGCACCAAAAGCAATACCGGCAGTACTTGCAACGGGCCGATAAGCAAAAGACATTGAAACTGCTGCCGCGCCTGCATGAAGAGGCTTTTGAACAGATCAACTGCCTGCAATGCGCCAATTGTTGTAAAAACTACTCCCCGCGCTTCAAAACCCCTGATATCAAACGGATCAGCAAGCACCTTAAGCTGAAAGAAAGTGTTTTCATCGATACGTACCTCCGGTTGGATGAAGACGGCGACTATGTGGTGAAGAACAGTCCCTGTCCTTTTTTGGGAGAAGGAAACTATTGCTCCATTTATGAGCAGCGTCCTTCCGATTGTCACCGCTTTCCTTACACAGATGAAGATGTTTTATTGAAACGTCCCGCCATCACACTGAAAAATTCGAGTTTCTGTCCCGCAGTGCATTATGTATTAGAGAAACTTTTGCATATTCTTGCGAAAAACAGCCTATGAACCATGTACCCGCCCTGATCAAAGATTTGGCGCTGATTCTTGGTGCCGCAGGAGTCATCACCTTGTTTTTCAAGCGGTTGAAACAACCTGTAGTATTGGGTTATATCATTGCGGGTCTTTTTGTAGGTCCCAATTTCAGGCTATTTCCTACCATTACCGATCTCGAAGGGATCAAGATATGGGGCGAAATAGGCGTGGTGTTTTTACTGTTTGCATTGGGTATTGAATTCAGCTTTAAAAAACTGGTCAAGGTAGGCGGATCGGCAGCCATCACCGGCGTGGTGGAACTGGCATGTATGATGCTTACGGGTTATGGAATGGGGCAATTGCTCGGTTGGCCTTATATGGACAGCCTCTTTTTAGGGGGCATAATAGCGATTTCATCCACTACCATTATTTTCAGAGCCTTCGAGGAGCTAGGGTTAAAATCAAAGCAGTTCACCGGACTGGTATTGGGCGTATTGGTGATAGAAGACCTGGTAGCCATCTTGTTATTGGTATTGCTCTCAACCGTTGCTGTCAGCCGCCAGTTCGAAGGTTCGCAAATGGTTTTCTCCATCCTGAAATTGTTGTTTTTTCTCTGTCTCTGGTTTGTCATGGGCATA
Coding sequences within it:
- a CDS encoding YkgJ family cysteine cluster protein — protein: MDAINMDNWEKKSAEHQKQYRQYLQRADKQKTLKLLPRLHEEAFEQINCLQCANCCKNYSPRFKTPDIKRISKHLKLKESVFIDTYLRLDEDGDYVVKNSPCPFLGEGNYCSIYEQRPSDCHRFPYTDEDVLLKRPAITLKNSSFCPAVHYVLEKLLHILAKNSL